A single Brachybacterium sillae DNA region contains:
- the fmt gene encoding methionyl-tRNA formyltransferase: protein MRVIFAGTPDTAVPSLRALHAGGHDIVGVLTRPDAPTGRGRRLTPSPVRVVAEELGLPMLTPTSLRDEQTVEWIRERDAQVAVVVAYGALVPAPLLTALPLGWVNLHFSLLPQWRGAAPVQHAVLAGQDHTGVSVFQLAEGLDTGDVLVQEETPIGPFETSGDLLERLAEHGAGTLLTALARLEDGTADPRPQDDAAATAAPKLTTAGAALDPRRPAGEVSAHIRGMSPRPGAWALLDGQRIKILGVAPLPTDAPDDLPPGALHATRRALLLGTGTTPIALGTIAPAGKRPMPAADWARGASLGPDATLTLPEETR from the coding sequence ATGCGCGTGATCTTCGCCGGCACCCCCGACACCGCCGTCCCCTCCCTGCGCGCCCTCCATGCGGGCGGCCACGACATCGTCGGCGTCCTCACCCGCCCCGACGCCCCCACCGGCCGCGGCCGCCGCCTCACGCCGAGCCCCGTGCGCGTCGTCGCCGAGGAGCTCGGCCTGCCAATGCTGACCCCCACCAGCCTGCGCGACGAGCAGACCGTCGAGTGGATCCGCGAGCGCGACGCCCAGGTCGCCGTCGTGGTCGCCTACGGGGCGCTGGTGCCGGCGCCGCTGCTGACCGCCCTGCCGCTGGGCTGGGTGAACCTGCACTTCTCGCTGCTGCCGCAGTGGCGTGGGGCCGCCCCCGTGCAGCACGCCGTCCTCGCCGGCCAGGACCACACCGGGGTGAGCGTGTTCCAGCTCGCCGAAGGACTCGACACCGGAGACGTGCTGGTGCAGGAGGAGACGCCGATCGGCCCGTTCGAGACCAGCGGGGACCTCTTGGAGCGCCTGGCCGAGCACGGCGCCGGAACGCTGCTGACGGCCCTGGCCCGGCTGGAGGACGGCACCGCCGATCCACGGCCCCAGGATGATGCGGCCGCCACCGCCGCCCCGAAGCTGACCACCGCCGGCGCCGCCTTGGACCCCCGTCGCCCCGCCGGAGAGGTCTCTGCCCACATCCGGGGCATGAGCCCCCGCCCCGGCGCGTGGGCGCTGTTGGACGGGCAGCGGATCAAGATCCTCGGTGTCGCACCACTGCCGACCGACGCCCCCGACGACCTGCCGCCCGGGGCACTGCACGCCACCCGGCGGGCTCTGCTGCTGGGCACCGGCACCACCCCGATCGCGCTGGGCACCATCGCCCCCGCCGGGAAACGGCCGATGCCCGCCGCCGACTGGGCCCGCGGCGCCTCCCTCGGCCCCGACGCCACCCTGACCCTCCCGGAGGAGACCCGATGA